In Lysinibacillus sp. 2017, the DNA window AATTTCAGCAAATGTTAACCCTTTTTGACGCAATTGGACAATTTCTTCAACAGGTACTTCTTTTCGTTCACGTCCTTCGATATTGCCACGATTTTTCAAATTATTTTGTGGCATATAACCATTTTCAACAGCTCGGCGCATGCCACGGCGAATTTTTGCATTGTGCATGCGGCGCTGATATTCTTCAACAACAGCTAAAATTTCAAGTAACATCGTATCCATTTCATTTAATGCGAGTGGACCCGCATCATTTAGTGAATAGACTGTTGCTTCATATTTTTGAATGAGGTGTAATACGGCCATTCGTGCATTACCACGACCTAATCGTGTTTCATCCTGCACAAATAATGCCTTTATTTGATGCTCTTTCATATATTCGAGCATATCTAATAGGCCATCTCGGTCGACTTCAAAACCACTATGTTGGTCTTTAAAAGCAGCTATTTCACTGTAACCTAGTGATTTCGCGTATTTTGTAAGCTCTTCATGCTGACGTACTAATGATGTTTCTTGCGTGTCCTTTTCTGTACTAACACGACAATAAATGACGGCTTTATTTTGATTCATTATTCTCTCTCACTACTTTAATGGATTGTGCATAATTGGGTTCATTTGATTTAGTGATATAATCGGCGTTCTTTTCAACGGGTACGTTTAAAATTTGACCACTTACTACTTCTTCACTCGATAATTCATTTTGTTTTTTTACAGCGTGAATCCAATCATGCTTTTCCATTTTACCACGATATTGTTCAGCTATTGTCCATAAAGTGTCCCCATGTTCAATTGTTACCTGTTCGTATAATTCAATTTGGTCGTCTTTCATTACAATAATTCCAATAAAAAAAACTGAAAATGCTAGAAACATTGCTGCAAAGCTGTTTAACTTTAAATTCTTCATAAATAACTGCCCCTTTTCGAATGTATGTTCGGAATATGTGTTCTCATAATAATACGAACATATGTTTTTGTCAACCGTTTCTCGAACCTATGTTTGCATTTATGTTCGCATACTGCTATACTGTATTTAATTAAAAATATCCATTTTATATTAAAGAGGTGAGCAAGTTGACAACAAAAATTTCAAAGCGACAATTAGCAATTCTAGCTTTCATAAAAGAGGAAGTTCGTTCTAAAGGTTACCCCCCATCTGTTCGAGAAATTGGTGAAGCGGTTGGTTTAGCTTCTAGTTCAACTGTCCACGGGCATTTAGCTCGTTTAGAAAGTAAAGGGCTTATTCGTCGTGACCCTACAAAGCCACGCGCTATTGAAGTTTTACAACAAGAAGATTCGACAATCCCAAAACCAGGTGTCGTTCATATACCATTAATCGGTAAGGTTACTGCTGGCCTACCCATTACAGCGATTGAGCATATTCAAGAGTACTTCCCACTGCCAGATACATACGGGGCATCTGAAGATGAACTATTCATGCTTGAGATTATGGGTGAATCGATGATTGACGCAGGAATTTTAGATGGGGATTATGTAATCGTAAAGAAAACGTCAACAGCAAACAATGGTGAGATCGTTGTAGCTATGACGGAAGAAGACGAAGCTACTGTGAAACGTTTTTACAAAGAAAAAACACATTTCCGCCTTCAACCTGAAAATAGCTCAATGGATCCGATTATCGTCAATCAAATCTCGATTTTAGGTAAAGTTGTCGGCTTATATCGCAACGTACATTAAATGTTCGAAGTCTATCTTCTATATTAATAGTAGATAGACTTTTTTCATGAAAAAAGAGTTCAGCAAAATCGCTGAACTCTTTTAAATACCCTATTTTACTTTTCACACGCTTCTACAAAGCTTCTAAATAAACGCTGTGCATACACATCTCCTAGTGGTGCAAGCTCTTCAGGATGCCATTGTACGGATACACAATACGGGTGTGATTCATGCTCAATTCCCTCTATAACACCATCTTTCGCAATAGCAGAAACTACTAATCTTTTTCCAAGTTTACCAACCGATTGATGATGGAATGTATTCACACGGAACGAATCGTCCCCGAAAATCTCTTTAAACTTCGGAGTTAGAACTTCTACACTGTGTGCGAGTGCACCGCGCTTTGATAATTGCTTATGCCCAATTGCATTTTCAACTTGAGATGGAATATCTTGAATGATCGTCCCCCCAAAAGCCACATTCATCACCTGCGCCCCACGACAGACACCTAAAATCGGCATTTGCTTGTCAAACGCATGCTCCATTAATAATAGATCACTGACATCACGTTCATGAACGACACGCCCAATTTTTTGATGCGGCTCTTCTCCAAATAAAAACGGATCTAAATCTTCGCCTCCAATTAGAAGTAAGCCATCAACAACTGATAATAAGGCTTCAACCGTGTCTTCCGTTGCGTTCGGAATACAAATCGGTATGCCTCCCGCTTGTTCAATAGAATGTAAATACGCATTATTAATGTCTAATTTTTTATCAATATCATACATCGTTAAGCCAATAATCGGTTTCATCCTCTACATCCCCTTTATTCACTACTCATTTAGCAAACTCAATTATTCAGATAATTCAAATTATACTACTATACCTCTGTAATACTCCAGAAAAAAAAAAAAAGATAGATTGTTTTATTTACAATCCATCCCATTCACCTATGCTTTTAATTGTTCTAAAAAGTACTCTTTAATTTCTCGCCAATTTTGCACACGGACATAGCCTTCCACCGCAGCATTATATGGCATTGAATACAAAACACCCGTTCCTTTAAATGCTTCAAGCTGTCTCGAACTATCATCGATCAAATAATCGGTATGTATCACAGCTTTATTGCCACAGAATACAATATTTTGCGTTTTTAAAAATGGCAAATGCTCCCGTAGCCATTCGTATTTCGCCGTGAAGGAACCTGGTACATCCATAGCCGCTGTTGCAATGTAAATTTCATAATGCTCTTGTAACTCCTTGATAACCTCGATTGCATCTGAATCTAATACGGCTAAATCACGAAAATAATCTGGTTCATTTAATAATGCAAATAGTTTTTTTCCGTCTTCCGTTGGTAAATCACGCTGCGTCGTTAATAAAAATTCTTCTTTGGTAAAATTCGTTCCGAAATTTTCATTATATGTAGCACATAATTTCGAATAAAAATCTGCTAATACTTGGTCCATATCAATAGCAATACTCTTTTTCATCACAAAGGCCCCCTCGAATTTCCTACTATTAGTTTAATAAACTCATGAACTGGAAACAAGTGATTACTCTATTTGTCACAATTTAACATCTTACATATTTTCGTTTGAACCCAATACGGTCTTTTTCAACTTGTTTTTGAATGTCTTCATAGGCATG includes these proteins:
- the lexA gene encoding transcriptional repressor LexA, which encodes MTTKISKRQLAILAFIKEEVRSKGYPPSVREIGEAVGLASSSTVHGHLARLESKGLIRRDPTKPRAIEVLQQEDSTIPKPGVVHIPLIGKVTAGLPITAIEHIQEYFPLPDTYGASEDELFMLEIMGESMIDAGILDGDYVIVKKTSTANNGEIVVAMTEEDEATVKRFYKEKTHFRLQPENSSMDPIIVNQISILGKVVGLYRNVH
- a CDS encoding LysM peptidoglycan-binding domain-containing protein, with product MKNLKLNSFAAMFLAFSVFFIGIIVMKDDQIELYEQVTIEHGDTLWTIAEQYRGKMEKHDWIHAVKKQNELSSEEVVSGQILNVPVEKNADYITKSNEPNYAQSIKVVRENNESK
- a CDS encoding gamma-glutamyl-gamma-aminobutyrate hydrolase family protein, which codes for MKPIIGLTMYDIDKKLDINNAYLHSIEQAGGIPICIPNATEDTVEALLSVVDGLLLIGGEDLDPFLFGEEPHQKIGRVVHERDVSDLLLMEHAFDKQMPILGVCRGAQVMNVAFGGTIIQDIPSQVENAIGHKQLSKRGALAHSVEVLTPKFKEIFGDDSFRVNTFHHQSVGKLGKRLVVSAIAKDGVIEGIEHESHPYCVSVQWHPEELAPLGDVYAQRLFRSFVEACEK
- a CDS encoding recombinase family protein; protein product: MNQNKAVIYCRVSTEKDTQETSLVRQHEELTKYAKSLGYSEIAAFKDQHSGFEVDRDGLLDMLEYMKEHQIKALFVQDETRLGRGNARMAVLHLIQKYEATVYSLNDAGPLALNEMDTMLLEILAVVEEYQRRMHNAKIRRGMRRAVENGYMPQNNLKNRGNIEGRERKEVPVEEIVQLRQKGLTFAEIASTLSGLGIQISKATVHRRYIEFMERLEE
- a CDS encoding 5'-3'-deoxyribonucleotidase, with product MKKSIAIDMDQVLADFYSKLCATYNENFGTNFTKEEFLLTTQRDLPTEDGKKLFALLNEPDYFRDLAVLDSDAIEVIKELQEHYEIYIATAAMDVPGSFTAKYEWLREHLPFLKTQNIVFCGNKAVIHTDYLIDDSSRQLEAFKGTGVLYSMPYNAAVEGYVRVQNWREIKEYFLEQLKA